The following proteins come from a genomic window of Sardina pilchardus chromosome 1, fSarPil1.1, whole genome shotgun sequence:
- the LOC134076710 gene encoding GTPase IMAP family member 4-like: MAAERPHPFRGDVPNLSDLRIVLLGNREAGKSSAGNTILGREEFDPDVRTLQCVKRQGEVAGRQITVVDTPGWKDYDLSYDRDSPNLLKQEIVLSVTLCPPGPHAFLLVIHENMTFTEAERNDTSSHLNLLGHGAWKHSLVLFIQETPISCPQHQE; this comes from the exons ATGGCAGCTGAAAGACCACATCCCTTCAGAG GTGATGTCCCCAATCTCTCCGACTTGAGGATTGTGCTGCTGGGGAACCGAGAAGCTGGGAAGAGTTCagcaggaaacaccatcctgggcagagaggagtttgACCCTGATGTGAGAACACTgcagtgtgtgaagagacagggagaggtagCAGGGAGACAGATCACTGTGGTGGACACTCCAGGATGGAAGGATTATGATCTTAGTTATGATAGAGATTCTCCTAACCTCCTGAAACAGGAGATTGTTCTCAGTGTGACcctgtgtcctccaggacctCATGCTTTTCTGCTGGTCATCCATGAGAACATGACCttcacagaggcagagagaaacgACACTTCAAGCCACCTGAATCTTCTGGGCCATGGAGCCTGGAAACACTCTCTGGTTCTGTTCATTCAGGAGACTCCT ATATCATGTCCTCAACATCAAGAGTAA